Proteins encoded by one window of Candidatus Neomarinimicrobiota bacterium:
- a CDS encoding type II secretion system F family protein, translating into MDQYRYKAKDIRGKVLIGYVEAKNKKEAKTQAESIARKRRLQVVTIEKKVKFLYRTRRGTQEIQTGEQLAYSKEELQAALEKLGFKVLKVQKKLFDFKGSVPSAEIASWIRLCADLLKENLPYDEILNLLGEDTPNKRLREVIKEISKDLKEGKDGKEVFGKHEDVFGKFPAFMLAVASTSGNMAEVYESTAKFMQRDEDFKRNLKKALLTPLITLGVIGFVVGYYVMVIFPETAGIFRKFGKTLPPMTTATLKLSDFLQENWMLVLFMILAPIISFVFFIKTPKGGLWLDKHIIHLPIMGELIHKMSIEIFARVFYSLYSGSGENIEVIRIASEACRNRYMEKQMKEVGIPMMLAEGKGIVEAMEGTGVFTTTAISRFRSGAESGSLRSNALQLANYYETETSYRMEKAISMIDLMVTMIIMVVMVGLTIVSAETSIM; encoded by the coding sequence TTGGACCAATACAGATATAAAGCCAAAGACATTCGAGGGAAAGTCCTTATTGGTTATGTAGAAGCCAAGAATAAAAAGGAAGCTAAAACTCAAGCTGAATCCATCGCTCGAAAAAGAAGGCTTCAGGTAGTAACAATTGAGAAAAAAGTAAAATTCCTTTACCGCACAAGGCGCGGTACTCAGGAAATTCAAACCGGGGAGCAGCTCGCTTACAGCAAAGAAGAGCTTCAGGCAGCGCTCGAAAAGCTCGGTTTTAAAGTACTTAAAGTTCAGAAAAAACTTTTTGATTTTAAAGGATCTGTCCCCTCCGCAGAGATCGCTTCATGGATCAGACTTTGCGCGGACTTGCTGAAAGAAAACCTTCCGTATGACGAAATATTGAACTTATTGGGAGAGGACACTCCAAACAAGCGTCTTCGTGAAGTGATAAAAGAGATAAGTAAAGACCTTAAAGAGGGAAAAGATGGAAAAGAAGTGTTCGGAAAGCACGAGGACGTCTTCGGAAAATTCCCGGCATTTATGTTGGCTGTAGCCTCCACAAGCGGTAATATGGCGGAAGTTTATGAGAGTACCGCCAAGTTTATGCAGCGTGACGAGGATTTTAAACGAAATCTTAAAAAAGCGTTATTGACGCCGTTAATAACTCTCGGTGTCATAGGTTTTGTGGTCGGTTACTATGTAATGGTCATCTTCCCCGAAACAGCCGGCATTTTCAGAAAATTCGGGAAAACATTGCCTCCTATGACCACGGCAACTCTTAAGCTCAGTGATTTTCTACAGGAAAATTGGATGTTGGTTTTATTCATGATATTAGCGCCAATTATATCATTTGTATTTTTTATCAAGACTCCAAAGGGAGGTCTCTGGCTCGATAAACACATCATCCATTTACCTATTATGGGTGAATTAATCCATAAGATGAGCATAGAGATTTTCGCTCGCGTTTTTTACTCTCTTTACAGCGGCTCGGGAGAGAATATAGAAGTAATAAGAATTGCTTCGGAGGCGTGTAGAAACAGATATATGGAAAAACAGATGAAGGAGGTGGGAATTCCAATGATGCTTGCGGAAGGTAAGGGCATTGTGGAAGCCATGGAAGGCACAGGTGTCTTTACTACCACCGCCATTTCCCGGTTCCGGTCAGGAGCTGAATCGGGCTCGCTGCGTTCAAATGCCCTTCAGCTGGCGAACTATTATGAAACCGAGACAAGCTACCGAATGGAAAAAGCCATTAGTATGATAGATTTGATGGTCACAATGATCATCATGGTAGTTATGGTAGGATTGACTATTGTTTCTGCCGAAACTTCAATTATGTGA
- a CDS encoding tetratricopeptide repeat protein has protein sequence MAAPQKIFSIYLDVRRELKTVFATISGGKITVESFDHAMMVSVLKQQVEETDELIDGEPLMEDAGDVFGVEDEPIEITDETLFGGDEDEAEDMVSVDDAEVIQDGDTGELTNEDVLLSLIQRVDAKKFQFAINIPATLLSVFHLRDNYEELKPKERNKEIRDTVRERLDKDIPSDHIAHIMASEGGGAISFSYEGNIPLLTAIDGIVPHLDSAPKFTLAVPDEISLQNIIRLNENPGEEDYIAIIDMEETSTRIIISKGGNIVHIPPPVQAGTETPEVMNTIYSKILYEQDMGDMPDFQKIILTGESKDVNAKEFLDEKFGDAEVEYLTIRTDKIEIPEELIEDLPEYAVPLGMVLHALIPKDDSILPVNMLPDYVKVRQKTLKLDWHGIIILAAIFALPFVFNWQNNKKATQKSEMTQRLNYLHGSIVDLEWAEPLLDSIATKMALADENMTLVDSLSKGTLRFSVTLNTINEAVRKVNSIWLTEMNTRANGIDISGFSLYRNRIHRLASQFIGATIQSVTPAQIRDKPVYRFQMLLVKIVEDDSLFNPVVVIPEPEPELIVEEVVELPVVELVETPVETLEVVEIVEDTVVIPVVELVETPVETLEVVEIVEDTVLIPVVELMDIPPGMILPDTLYGVEFTVELPPDYEKELDSLFADTQLQDTIIVSEEEAEPAPIIDTYIDSTPDIYESASLIYISKQNLPLEYSKAFGYYISSDYVPALEIFIAIADARIEDSLTDNAQYWVGECLLALELPDQAIVALERLFKLYPNSNKLEPGQLLLGKAYAEVGRKDEALKLLNMMLNENPNGEFSDKARYMLNSIIKQG, from the coding sequence ATGGCCGCACCCCAAAAAATATTCAGTATATATCTTGACGTTCGAAGAGAACTGAAGACCGTCTTTGCAACTATCTCCGGCGGGAAGATCACTGTAGAGAGTTTTGATCATGCCATGATGGTTTCTGTACTCAAACAGCAGGTGGAGGAAACAGACGAACTTATAGACGGCGAACCTCTTATGGAAGATGCGGGAGATGTTTTCGGCGTTGAAGATGAACCGATAGAGATAACCGATGAAACTCTATTCGGCGGGGATGAGGATGAAGCCGAAGATATGGTGTCAGTGGATGATGCGGAGGTAATTCAGGACGGCGATACCGGCGAATTGACCAACGAAGACGTCCTGCTCTCACTTATTCAACGTGTTGACGCTAAGAAATTCCAATTTGCTATAAATATCCCGGCAACACTGCTTTCGGTATTCCATTTAAGGGATAATTATGAAGAGCTGAAACCCAAGGAACGGAATAAAGAAATTCGTGACACTGTCCGTGAACGGCTTGATAAGGATATTCCGTCCGATCATATCGCGCACATTATGGCGAGTGAGGGAGGAGGCGCGATTTCATTTTCATACGAAGGTAACATTCCTCTTCTTACGGCGATTGATGGAATAGTACCGCACCTTGATTCAGCACCCAAGTTTACTCTTGCCGTACCGGATGAAATATCTCTGCAAAATATAATACGATTGAACGAAAATCCCGGGGAAGAAGATTATATAGCAATTATTGATATGGAAGAGACTTCTACTCGGATTATCATCTCTAAAGGCGGGAATATTGTTCATATACCGCCCCCTGTTCAAGCCGGTACGGAAACCCCCGAAGTAATGAACACAATCTACAGTAAGATACTTTACGAACAGGATATGGGCGATATGCCCGATTTTCAGAAGATAATTCTTACGGGTGAATCTAAAGATGTAAACGCAAAGGAGTTTCTTGATGAGAAGTTCGGTGATGCGGAGGTTGAATACCTCACCATCAGGACTGATAAAATTGAAATTCCTGAAGAATTAATAGAAGATTTGCCCGAATATGCTGTTCCGCTTGGTATGGTATTGCACGCATTAATCCCGAAAGACGATTCCATACTGCCTGTAAATATGCTTCCGGATTATGTAAAAGTACGGCAAAAAACGCTGAAGCTTGATTGGCACGGAATAATTATTTTAGCGGCAATATTTGCTTTGCCATTTGTATTTAACTGGCAAAATAATAAAAAAGCTACTCAAAAATCAGAAATGACGCAGCGTCTCAACTATCTCCACGGTTCAATCGTTGACCTTGAATGGGCAGAACCTTTGTTAGATTCCATCGCAACGAAAATGGCATTAGCTGACGAAAATATGACTCTGGTGGATTCGCTCTCCAAGGGAACATTACGGTTTTCCGTAACGCTAAATACCATTAATGAAGCCGTTAGGAAAGTTAACAGTATATGGCTGACTGAAATGAATACAAGAGCAAACGGTATTGATATTTCAGGTTTTAGCTTATACCGAAACAGAATTCACAGACTTGCTTCGCAATTTATCGGCGCAACTATACAGAGCGTTACACCGGCTCAAATCAGAGATAAACCCGTATATAGATTCCAAATGTTACTCGTAAAAATCGTCGAGGACGATTCGTTATTTAATCCGGTAGTTGTCATACCTGAACCCGAGCCGGAATTGATAGTGGAAGAAGTAGTAGAACTTCCGGTTGTGGAGTTGGTGGAAACTCCTGTGGAAACACTTGAAGTAGTAGAAATTGTCGAAGATACAGTGGTAATTCCGGTTGTGGAGTTGGTGGAAACTCCTGTGGAAACACTTGAAGTAGTAGAAATTGTCGAAGATACAGTACTGATTCCGGTTGTCGAATTGATGGATATTCCGCCCGGAATGATATTACCCGATACACTGTACGGAGTGGAGTTCACCGTGGAACTGCCGCCCGATTACGAAAAAGAATTAGACTCTTTATTTGCGGACACGCAGTTGCAGGACACTATAATAGTTTCAGAGGAAGAAGCTGAGCCAGCTCCAATAATTGATACATATATTGATAGTACACCCGATATTTATGAGTCCGCCTCTCTGATATATATCAGTAAACAAAATTTACCTCTTGAGTATAGCAAAGCATTTGGATATTATATCAGTTCAGATTACGTGCCGGCGTTGGAAATATTCATAGCAATCGCTGATGCCCGTATAGAAGATTCGCTAACGGATAACGCACAATATTGGGTCGGAGAATGTTTATTAGCATTAGAATTACCGGATCAGGCGATTGTTGCTCTTGAACGCTTGTTTAAATTATATCCGAATTCTAATAAGTTGGAACCGGGTCAACTGTTACTCGGCAAGGCATATGCAGAAGTGGGCAGAAAAGATGAAGCATTGAAACTCTTGAACATGATGCTTAATGAAAACCCGAACGGAGAATTTTCCGACAAAGCACGGTATATGTTAAATTCGATAATCAAGCAGGGATGA
- a CDS encoding cyclic nucleotide-binding domain-containing protein — MIKTNSDNGKAIENNEKIKENSLSVWSQHTGTLLYFQKPPLLLAHFPPDIAKKFLAAGFDEKYELHENIMKEGQVGTDMFLICEGSVSIYSQDIKMATLEKGDVFGELILFRDHYRIASVRVEKPARLLRYTRDILKDFFGRNGQKLFDIYMMNLMEILRRKLIATNKKVIELERQLIKQH; from the coding sequence TTGATAAAAACAAATTCAGATAATGGAAAAGCTATAGAAAACAATGAGAAGATAAAAGAAAATTCGCTGAGTGTTTGGTCGCAGCACACGGGTACGCTGCTGTATTTTCAAAAACCGCCGTTATTGCTTGCTCATTTTCCGCCTGACATAGCAAAAAAATTCCTTGCTGCGGGATTCGACGAAAAATATGAACTGCATGAAAATATTATGAAAGAAGGTCAGGTAGGAACAGATATGTTTCTCATATGTGAAGGCTCCGTATCAATTTACAGCCAGGATATCAAGATGGCCACCTTAGAAAAGGGTGATGTGTTCGGTGAGTTGATTTTGTTTAGAGATCACTACCGGATAGCGTCAGTCAGAGTAGAGAAACCTGCCCGTTTACTCAGATATACACGAGATATTCTAAAGGACTTTTTCGGTAGGAACGGACAAAAACTTTTTGATATTTATATGATGAACCTGATGGAAATTTTAAGAAGAAAACTTATTGCCACAAATAAAAAGGTTATTGAATTAGAACGTCAGCTGATTAAACAGCACTAA
- a CDS encoding ABC transporter ATP-binding protein gives MIKFDSVTKSFGDFVAIDNLNLEIPTGTLFGYIGPNGAGKTTTIKMLAGLLKPTSGKVYINDIDIHSEPMKAKRLFGYVPDKPFLYDKLTADELMNFIGGIYGLSRSQIKANSKILFDIFEITPWRNKRAEEYSQGMKQKLLIASGFIHDPKIFVIDEPMVGLDPKNIINLKTFLREKVSTGTTVFLSTHSLHIAEELCDKIGILNEGKIIAEGTNEELKKFAKDEGDNLETLFLNLTATKKNHNDVSPREGMKVD, from the coding sequence ATGATCAAGTTTGACTCAGTTACAAAATCTTTCGGTGATTTTGTCGCAATAGATAACCTGAACCTTGAGATTCCAACAGGCACATTGTTCGGTTATATCGGACCGAACGGAGCCGGTAAAACCACAACTATTAAGATGCTGGCAGGACTTCTGAAACCTACTTCAGGAAAAGTCTATATCAACGATATTGATATTCATTCGGAACCGATGAAAGCGAAACGTTTATTCGGTTATGTGCCGGATAAGCCTTTTCTTTACGATAAATTAACAGCCGATGAACTTATGAACTTTATTGGCGGTATCTACGGACTCAGCAGGAGTCAGATAAAAGCTAACTCAAAGATTTTATTCGATATATTCGAGATTACTCCATGGCGAAACAAACGAGCTGAAGAGTATTCTCAGGGTATGAAGCAGAAGCTGCTCATCGCCTCGGGATTTATTCATGACCCGAAAATTTTTGTGATAGATGAACCGATGGTAGGACTTGATCCCAAAAATATTATAAATCTAAAAACTTTTCTCCGGGAAAAAGTATCTACAGGCACTACGGTATTTCTTTCAACTCACAGTCTTCACATCGCTGAAGAATTATGCGATAAAATCGGCATACTGAATGAGGGAAAAATCATTGCGGAAGGAACGAATGAGGAACTCAAAAAATTCGCGAAAGATGAAGGTGATAATCTTGAAACACTTTTCCTGAATCTTACAGCAACGAAAAAAAATCATAATGATGTCAGTCCCCGTGAAGGGATGAAAGTTGACTGA
- the tadA gene encoding Flp pilus assembly complex ATPase component TadA, giving the protein MDSALVTKAKEILKPLISQTPETLFGLEKLMYNSKVVQELEDDKKVVLRNLVNAIILRMTDIDASDVDMGSTGCRGKVWYRIQGAKNPDPEAGDWDEFEMDLLLLNIIMVKQREFLAKERNVDFSYTVPYKDSHIRLRGDMYMDLGHIALNMRLIGSEIRPFAGFGFHPEIAKALSLKYVKQGLCLITGITGSGKSSTLDSIIDANNRSVDAHMVIIGSPIEHVHESARCIIRHREVGADVLSFKEGAIQALRQDPDIIVIGEMRDPETIITSLEITDSGHKVFSTLHTSSAVESIDRIIGEVPSEVQERIRERLADVLTVVVSQKLVRTLDGKRVLAKEVLRVTPSISAAIKNNNLDEIYQMLQQGSKLGMITMEQDLKRLYEEKKISYEEALNNANLKKRFKEIVQYTPNA; this is encoded by the coding sequence ATGGATTCAGCACTTGTTACTAAAGCAAAGGAAATCCTGAAACCTTTAATTTCCCAGACACCCGAAACGTTATTTGGTCTGGAGAAGCTTATGTACAATTCCAAGGTCGTTCAAGAATTAGAGGATGATAAAAAAGTAGTTCTTAGGAATCTGGTTAATGCAATTATTCTTCGAATGACTGATATAGACGCATCTGATGTTGATATGGGTTCAACAGGCTGTAGAGGAAAAGTATGGTACAGGATTCAAGGCGCAAAAAATCCTGATCCTGAAGCGGGAGATTGGGATGAGTTTGAGATGGATTTATTGCTTTTGAACATAATAATGGTAAAACAGCGCGAATTTTTGGCGAAAGAAAGAAACGTTGATTTTTCCTATACGGTACCATATAAGGACAGTCATATAAGACTCAGAGGCGATATGTATATGGATTTAGGGCATATAGCTTTAAATATGCGCCTGATCGGATCCGAGATAAGGCCCTTTGCCGGATTCGGATTTCATCCGGAGATAGCAAAAGCATTAAGTCTTAAATATGTTAAACAGGGCTTATGTCTCATAACAGGAATAACCGGTTCAGGAAAAAGTTCAACTCTGGATTCTATTATTGATGCCAACAACAGAAGTGTAGACGCTCATATGGTCATAATCGGTAGCCCTATTGAGCATGTTCATGAATCAGCAAGATGTATTATACGACATAGAGAAGTTGGCGCTGATGTTTTATCCTTTAAGGAAGGGGCGATTCAAGCTTTGAGGCAGGACCCTGATATTATCGTGATTGGTGAGATGAGAGACCCGGAAACGATTATTACCAGCCTTGAAATTACCGACAGTGGCCATAAAGTTTTCTCAACACTTCATACTTCCTCCGCAGTTGAAAGTATCGACAGAATAATAGGAGAGGTACCTTCAGAAGTTCAGGAGCGTATCCGGGAAAGACTTGCCGATGTATTAACCGTGGTCGTGTCCCAAAAACTCGTTAGGACTCTTGACGGTAAGCGCGTATTGGCGAAAGAGGTACTTCGCGTAACACCATCGATTAGCGCAGCAATAAAGAATAACAATCTTGACGAAATCTACCAAATGCTGCAACAGGGTTCGAAATTAGGTATGATTACAATGGAACAAGACCTGAAGAGATTGTATGAAGAAAAGAAGATATCATACGAAGAGGCGCTGAATAACGCTAATTTGAAGAAACGATTTAAGGAGATTGTGCAGTATACCCCTAACGCATAA